One stretch of Anolis carolinensis isolate JA03-04 chromosome 3, rAnoCar3.1.pri, whole genome shotgun sequence DNA includes these proteins:
- the ndp gene encoding norrin: protein MMGNHVLAASISVLSLLAIMGDTDSKTDSTFMMDSDPGRCMRHHYVDSISHPLYKCSSKMVLLARCEGRCTQTSRSEPMVSFSTVLKQPFRSTCHCCRPQTSKLKAMRLRCSGGMRLTATYRYILSCHCEECNS, encoded by the exons ATGATGGGAAATCATGTACTAGCCGCCTCGATTTCTGTGCTGTCCCTTTTGGCAATAATGGGAGACACGGATAGTAAAACTGACAGCACTTTCATGATGGATTCGGATCCAGGCCGCTGCATGAGGCATCACTACGTTGATTCAATCAGCCACCCTTTGTACAAGTGCAGTTCAAAG ATGGTGCTCCTGGCTCGCTGCGAGGGACGCTGCACTCAGACATCGCGCTCTGAGCCAATGGTGTCCTTCAGTACAGTCCTGAAACAACCTTTCCGATCCACGTGCCACTGCTGCCGGCCACAGACTTCCAAACTGAAGGCCATGAGGTTGCGCTGCTCAGGTGGCATGAGGCTCACCGCTACCTACCGTTACATCCTCTCGTGCCATTGTGAGGAATGCAACTCGTAG